DNA sequence from the bacterium genome:
CAAGAACAGGCTGTACCCGCCCTGGAGGCCCACCCCCATGAAGGGATTCGGCTTGAGCATGACCTCTATACAGGGGTCAACGAGCCAGAAGGCGGACTCGTAGAGCTCGTAGCGGTACTCGTGATCCGGGTACTCCTCGACGAGGTGCCGGAACTCATACCCCCCGCCGCCCACCAGGATCGGCAGAGAGACGGTGAGCCAGTCGGTGAGCGCGAAGTAGGGCTCGACGGTGAAGCCGCCGAAGCCGAGGCCCGAATCGTTGTTCGCCTCGTCCGCCTCGCCGAGGACTGACACGGATCCGCCGCCGCAGCCGCCGAGACGCAACCAGTCGTTCACCGCGCCGTAGCCCCTCCCGCCCAATACGAGGAAGTGACCCCCGAAGCTCGACGAGACGTCGGCCAGGTCGTAGACGTAGTAGCGGACGAAGGGGCCGCCGCCGGCGTAGGAGCCGGAATAACCGCCGTCGGGCCCCACGTCGGCCGATGCTATGCCGAAGACGAGGGGCAGGATGACCGCAATCCATCTCATGGTGCACCTGCTTCTGTTTAGGCCGTTACTTCAGTCTAACGCCAAAAGACTCGGAATTCCGGTCAATCTTGACCCAGCTCGATGCGGGTCGTTTCCAGGCCCAGACGCCTGAGAATCTCCTCCGCCGCGAGGCCGTCCACCGGCTCGGGCTGGAAATCTGCGTTTATCCGTAGCGGGTGGATGTAGGCCCGTCGCGGTTCATCCCCCCGCAGGAGCACCTCCACCGCCGCCGTCTGCCCGGCGTCGTAGTTCCAGGGCTGATCGAAGACGTAGTTGCCCAGGGAGTAGCAGATGAGCCGACCCTGGTAAATCTCTATGGGCTCGAGGACGTGGGGGTGGTGCCCGACGACGATGTCGGCGCCCGAGTCAATGGCCGCGTACGCGAAATCGCGCTGCAAACCGTTCTCCCGGGGGGCGTACTCGTCGCCTGCGTGGAGGCTGACCACCACCACGTCGGCTTCCCCTTCAGCCCGGGCCAGGTCTTCCCGGAGGAGATCCAGGCCCCAGGCCGTGTGCCCCGGGGCGTCGTCGGTGGCGACCAGGGAGATGGCGGCGGCGTAAGAGCAGAAGGCGAAGGTGAGTCTCGGCGTCGCCACGACGGCGGGCCGGTGGGCCTCTGCCAGATTGTGCCCCCCGCCGGACGGCGCGATGCCGTTGGAGCGCAGAAGGTCCACCGTATAGGCCATCCCGGCGCGCCCCACGTTGCCCGCGTGGTTGTTGGCCAGGGATACCGCATCGAAGCCGGCCACCCGGAGCGCCTCCACCTGCTCGTGGCGGAGTTGGAATACGAGGTGGGCCGGGTTCGGGTCGGGGTTTTCGGAAAAGAGCGATTCGAGGTTGGCGAAGGCGACGTCGGCGTTGACGGTCAGGAAAAGGTTGTTGCGGAAGGGCCAGGCCGTGTCTCCGGCCGCCTCGGATTTTTCCCGCACCCCCCGCGCCAGCATCACGTCGCCGCAGAGAACCAGGCTGGTGGTGGCCGTTTCGGGCGGGGGCGTGACGGCTCCGTAGGCTTGGAGCCCGCGTGCGGGACGGATGAGCCGCGAGCCGAAAAAAAACCCGGCCCAGACGAGCGCCGAGACCAGGGCCAGGGCCACCAGGGAGCTCCACCAGGGCAGGGCCCGTCGGGTCATGGGTCGCTCTCGGTCAGCTCACCGCCGGTGAGGTTCAGGTTGCGCCAACCTTCGAGCGGCTCGGCTGCGGTGAGTAGGATGCCGCAGGCGGATTTATTTAAAACTTCCAGCACCCGCGCCGCGTCCCGGGGGCTCAGCGGGGCGAGCGGCTGGTCCAGGGCCAGGAAGGCGTGACCCCGGCTCAGAATTTTTCCAAAATGCAGGAGCTGGTTTTCGCCCGCGGAGAAGGGGCCCTCCCTGCCCAATAATCGCTCGACGCCGAGTAGACGGGCGGTTTCCGCGTCTGAGACCTGTGCGCGGCCCAGGGGGGGAGCGGGAAAGGGCAGATAACCCACCGGGGCGGTCGTACGGCCGTCGGGCGGCGAATAGGGCGCGCCGTCCAGGGTCAGGCCGCCCTTCTCGGGGGAAAGGACGCCGGCCAGCAGCCGGCAGAAGGTCGTCCGACCGGAGCCCGGTCCGCCCGTCACGCAGAGACGGTCGCCCGGCGATATCTTTACGGAATATCGGCCCAGGGGGGAGGGTCCCCGGCCCTCGAGGCGCAGTTCAGCCACGGAGGATCCGTTCCACGGCCTCGAGCACCGCGTCCGCGCCGATGGCCTCCACGCAGGACGGGCTCACGTCGCAGGTGCGGCGGTAGCAGGGGGCGCAGTCGTAGTCGCCCATAAGCTTTTCCCCCAGGCCGTAGAGGTCAATCTCCCGGGGGGTGGTGGGTCCGAAGAGGGCCGCGACGGGGGTTCCCACGGCCAGCGCCACGTGCAGCCCCAGGGTGTCGCCGGTGACCACTGCGTCGCATCTTTCCGCCAGGGCGGCGAAGCGGAGTAGCGGGTTGTCGCTCCCCCCGGCCAGTGCGTTGGGGGATTCCCCCAGGACCTCCATCGCCCGGGCCTCGGCGGGACCTCCGAGGATTAAAAAGGTCCATCCGGGCCGGAGGGTCATCAGCTCGGCGTATCGCCCGGGCGGCCAGTTCTTGTTGGCGAAGATCCCGCCCGCGCCGATGTTCAGGCCGACGAGCCGCGCGTCGGGGTCCAGGCCCTTTACTTTTCTCTCTCCGTCCAGAATATCAGCCGCCGCCCGCCGGTCCTCCTCGGACGGTCGAAGCTCGTAGGGCTCGCCCCGGTAGTCCAGCGCCAGCGCTCCGGCCAGCAGCTCCTGGTACGACCGGGTGTTCTTGGAAAATTTCTCCTCGTCGTCCAGCCCCAGCCGCCAGTAGTACTCCGCCTCCGGGTTGGCCGGTACGAGGGCGCCGCGCCCGTCGTGGGTGAAGCCCCGCCGCTCCCCGGCCTCCGCAGAGAGCCCCAGTCCCGTGGCTGCGGGGTCCTTGTCCAGGACGTAAACGGTGTCGAAGCGCCGCCCGCGCAGGCCGACGGCCGTCTCGAG
Encoded proteins:
- a CDS encoding CapA family protein → MTRRALPWWSSLVALALVSALVWAGFFFGSRLIRPARGLQAYGAVTPPPETATTSLVLCGDVMLARGVREKSEAAGDTAWPFRNNLFLTVNADVAFANLESLFSENPDPNPAHLVFQLRHEQVEALRVAGFDAVSLANNHAGNVGRAGMAYTVDLLRSNGIAPSGGGHNLAEAHRPAVVATPRLTFAFCSYAAAISLVATDDAPGHTAWGLDLLREDLARAEGEADVVVVSLHAGDEYAPRENGLQRDFAYAAIDSGADIVVGHHPHVLEPIEIYQGRLICYSLGNYVFDQPWNYDAGQTAAVEVLLRGDEPRRAYIHPLRINADFQPEPVDGLAAEEILRRLGLETTRIELGQD
- a CDS encoding glycosyltransferase family 9 protein; translation: MTLKPSTDCRWYLGDRPCRFKRLCPDCPHHAPRGAEILIIKLGALGDVLRTTALLPALRRRHGDDAFFTWVTRPEALDLVANQPLVDETLPFDLETAVGLRGRRFDTVYVLDKDPAATGLGLSAEAGERRGFTHDGRGALVPANPEAEYYWRLGLDDEEKFSKNTRSYQELLAGALALDYRGEPYELRPSEEDRRAAADILDGERKVKGLDPDARLVGLNIGAGGIFANKNWPPGRYAELMTLRPGWTFLILGGPAEARAMEVLGESPNALAGGSDNPLLRFAALAERCDAVVTGDTLGLHVALAVGTPVAALFGPTTPREIDLYGLGEKLMGDYDCAPCYRRTCDVSPSCVEAIGADAVLEAVERILRG
- a CDS encoding ABC transporter ATP-binding protein codes for the protein MAELRLEGRGPSPLGRYSVKISPGDRLCVTGGPGSGRTTFCRLLAGVLSPEKGGLTLDGAPYSPPDGRTTAPVGYLPFPAPPLGRAQVSDAETARLLGVERLLGREGPFSAGENQLLHFGKILSRGHAFLALDQPLAPLSPRDAARVLEVLNKSACGILLTAAEPLEGWRNLNLTGGELTESDP